DNA from Marinagarivorans cellulosilyticus:
AACCATTCACATTCAAGAGCTAACCTGTATTGCCCGTGATACTAAGTTGGGTTCAGAAGAAATTACGGCGGATATTCCTAATGTGGGCGAGTCTGCGCTTTCTAAGCTTGATGAGTCTGGCGTTGTTTATATCGGTGCTGAAGTTGGCCCTGGCGATATTCTTGTTGGCAAGGTAACACCTAAAGGTGAAACCCAGTTAACGCCAGAAGAAAAACTACTGCGTGCTATTTTTGGTGAAAAAGCCAGTGATGTAAAAGACACATCATTGCGTGTGCCGACTAGCACAAAGGGTACTGTTATCGATGTTCAGGTCTTTACCCGTGACGGCCTCGAAAAAGACCAGCGTTCGCGCGACATTGAAAAGTCTCAGCTCGACCAGGTTCGTAAAGACTTAAACGAAGAGTACCGCATTGTAGAGGCAGCAACTTTTGAGCGTCTGCGTGCAGCATTGGTTGGTCAAGTAGCAGCTGGCGGCAAAGGTGTTGTTAAAGGCAGCCCAGTTACCGATGAGCAGCTAAACGAATTGCCGAATAAAGAGTGGTTCAAAATCCGTATGGATGAGGACGCTTTAAGCGAGCAAATCGACCGCGCCGAAGAAAGCCTTGCCGAGCGTCGTAAAGAGCTTGATGACCGTTTTGAAGATAAAAAAGGCAAGTTGGAAACCGGTGATGATTTGGCGCCCGGCGTCCTCAAGATTGTTAAGGTTTACTTGGCGATTAAGCGTCGTATTCAGCCGGGCGATAAAATGGCCGGCCGTCACGGCAACAAAGGTGTTATCTCGGTAATTATGCCGGTTGAAGATATGCCTTATGACGAACATGGTGTTCCTGTTGATATCGTTTTGAACCCGCTGGGTGTTCCTTCTCGAATGAACGTTGGGCAGGTGCTGGAAATGCACCTAGGTCTTGCGGCTAAGAGCTTGGGCGAAAAAATCGATACCATGATGGCGGAGCAGCGCGCTGTTGCTGAAATCCGAGCTTTCCTTGAGGAAATCTACAACAAGTCGGGTATTGCCAAAGATAAAGAAGACCTTGCTTCGTTCAGCGATACGCAAATCATCGAAATGGCTCAGAACTTACGTGCCGGTGTACCTATGGCTACGCCAGCGTTTGATGGCGCCAAAGAGAGCGAAATCAAAGAACTGTTGCGTTTAGCGGGTGTTCCTGATTCTGGTCAAATGCAGTTGCATGATGGCCGTACTGGCGATCCGTTCTTGCGTCATACCACGGTTGGTTACATGTACATGCTGAAGCTTAACCACTTGGTTGATGACAAGATGCACGCACGTTCTACCGGTTCTTACAGCTTGGTTACTCAGCAACCGCTGGGTGGTAAAGCGCAATTCGGTGGTCAGCGTTTTGGTGAGATGGAAGTGTGGGCACTTGAAGCTTATGGTGCTGCTTATACCCTGCAGGAAATGTTGACGGTTAAGTCGGATGACGTGAATGGTCGAACCAAAATGTATAAAAACATTGTGGATGGCGATCATCGCATGGAGCCTGGCATGCCTGAGTCGTTCAACGTATTGGTCAAAGAGATTCGCTCTTTGGGTATCAATATTGAACTTGAGCACGACTCGTAATCCGTATTTGGACACTAAATAAAGTAGACCCCTAAAACGGTGGTGGGTTGGCGTAAGCGTCAACCCACTGTGCAAGGCACCCACTGGAGGAAACACCTTGAAAGATTTGCTGAACATTTTGAAAAACCAAGGGCAAGCGGACGAGTTTGACGGTATCCGTATTGGTTTATCATCACCAGAAATGATCCGCTCTTGGTCATTTGGTGAAGTTAAAAAACCCGAAACCATCAACTACCGTACTTTTAAGCCTGAGCGTGAAGGCTTGTTTTGTGCCAAGATTTTTGGCCCAGTAAAAGATTACGAGTGCTTGTGTGGTAAGTACAAACGCATGAAGCATCGCGGCATCATTTGTGAAAAATGTGGTGTTGAAGTGACTTTGGCGAAAGTGCGTCGCGACCGTATGGCGCACATTGAACTCGCAGCACCTTGTGCGCATATCTGGTTCTTGAAATCATTGCCAAGCCGTATCGGTTTGCTGCTTGATATGACCTTGCGTAGCATCGAGCGCGTGTTGTATTTCGAATCTTATGTTGTTGTCGACCCTGGCATGACCACGCTTGAGCGCGGCCAATTGCTGACAGACGAGCAATACTTCGAAGCGATGGAAGAGTTTGGTGACGACTTTGATGCCAAAATGGGTGCCGAAGCTATTCAGCGCCTAATGATGGATATCGATTTGGATGCCGAAGCGCAAATGTTGCGCGAAGAAATTCCGAACACCAATTCCGAAACCAAAATTAAAAAGCTTTCTAAGCGTTTGAAGTTGGTTGAAGCCTTTATCAACTCTGGCAATAAGCCGCAGTGGATGGTACTTGAAGCTTTACCGGTTCTTCCGCCAGATCTTCGTCCGTTAGTGCCATTGGACGGTGGTCGTTTTGCGACTTCGGATCTTAACGATTTATACCGTCGTGTTATCAACCGTAACAACCGCTTGAAGCGCCTATTAGACCTTAATGCTCCAGACATTATCGTGCGCAACGAAAAGCGCATGCTGCAAGAGTCTGTTGATGCGCTGTTAGATAACGGTCGTCGCGGTCGCGCCATTACCGGTTCTAACAAGCGTCCTTTAAAATCACTTGCCGACATGATCAAAGGTAAGCAGGGTCGTTTCCGTCAGAACTTACTTGGTAAGCGTGTGGATTACTCTGGTCGTTCTGTAATTGTGACCGGTCCTACTCTACGTTTGCATCAGTGTGGTCTTCCCAAGAAGATGGCACTTGAGTTATTTAAGCCCTTTATTTTCAGTAAGCTTGAGTTGCGCGGTTTAGCGACGACCATTAAAGCCGCTAAGAAAATGGTAGAGCGCGAAGAGCCTGTTGTTTGGGATATTCTTGATGAAGTGATTCGTGAGCACCCTGTGTTGCTTAACCGCGCGCCAACGCTTCACCGTTTGGGTATTCAAGCGTTTGAGCCTGTTCTTATTGAAGGTAAAGCTATCCAATTGCACCCTCTCGTGTGTGCGGCGTATAACGCCGACTTCGATGGTGACCAAATGGCGGTTCACGTACCTTTGACTATCGAAGCGCAGCTAGAGGCGCGTGCTTTGATGATGTCTACCAACAATATTTTATCGCCAGCATCAGGTGAGCCTATCATCGTGCCTTCTCAGGACGTGGTATTGGGCTTGTACTGGATGACGCGTGAGCGCGTAAATGGTTTAGGTGAAGGCATGGCTTTCTCTGATGCACAAGAAGTATCGCGTGCATTCTACGCCGGTAAGGTGCATCTTCAGTCGCGCATTAAATGTCGTATTAACGACATTATTATGAGTGAAGATGGCGAAACGGAAGAGACCAAAAAACTTGTTGAGACTACTGTAGGTCGTATTTTGTTGTGGGAAATTGTTCCCGACGGCGTTCCTTTCGAACTAATTAACCGCAACATGGTTAAAAAGGCGATCTCAACGGTTATAAACTTCTGTTATCGCATTGTTGGTCTTAAGGCGACAGTTATTTTCGCAGACCAATTAATGTACATGGGATACGACTTCTCAACTAAGTCTGGCTCATCGATTGGTGTGAATGATTTCCAAATACCGGATGAGAAAGCCGAGCTTATTGGTCGTGCTGAAGCCGAAGTGAAAGAAATCGAAACCCAGTATGCTTCAGGTTTGGTAACACAAGGCGAAAAATACAACAAAGTTATCGATATTTGGTCGCGAGCTAACGATCTAGTGGCGAAGTCGATGATGGAAGGTATTTCTACTGAGCCTGTGATTAATAAAGCTGGCGAAGAAGAGAAGCAAGCCTCATTCAACTCGGTATTTATGTATGCCGATTCAGGTGCTCGTGGTTCGCCAGCTCAGATCCGTCAGTTGGCCGGTATGCGCGGTTTGATGGCGCGTCCAGATGGTTCGATCATCGAGACCCCCATTACCGCTAACTTCCGTGAAGGCCTAAACGTACTTCAGTACTTTATATCAACGCACGGTGCTCGTAAGGGGCTTGCGGATACCGCACTAAAAACGGCTAACTCGGGTTACTTAACGCGTCGCTTGGTGGATGTTGCACAGGACGTTGTTATTACAGAAGTAGATTGTGGCACTGACCGCGGCTTGACCATGACGCCTGTAATTGAGGGTGGTGACATCATCGAATCTTTGGGTGATCGTATCTTGGGTCGTGTTATCGCGCAGGATGTTGTTCGCCCAGGTAGCGATGAAATCCTAGTACCTGCGGGCACCATTATCGATGAGAAATGGGTTGAGCGCGTAGAGCATATGGCGATCGATGAAGTTATCGTGCGCTCTGCCATTAACTGTGAAACCCGCCATGGTATCTGTGCGCAGTGTTACGGTCGTGACTTGGCTCGCGGGCATCGTGCCAATGTGGGTGAAGCTATTGGTGTTATTGCTGCACAGTCAATTGGTGAGCCTGGCACACAGCTTACGATGCGTACCTTCCACATTGGTGGTGCGGCTAGCCGAGCGTCTGCTGTTGACAATGTTCAAATTAAGCAAGACGGTACTATTCGCTTACACAACATTAAAACTGTATCTCGTGAAGATGGCTCTTTGGTTGCGGTATCGCGCTCGGGCGAAATTGCTGTTGCCGATGCTACTGGCCGTGAGCGTGAGCGTTATAAGATTCCTTACGGTGCCGTAATTAGTGCGAAAGAGGGTGCTGAAGTTGCCGGTGGCGCTATTGTTGCGAAATGGGATCCGCACACTCACCCCATCATTACAGAAATGACCGGTAAGGTTATTTTGAGTGGCATGGAAGATGGGTTATCTGTGCGTCGCCAGCAAGATGCGATCACAGGTCTTTCGTCAATCGAGATTATGGACCCTTCCGAGCGTCCATCTGCCGGTAAAGACTTGAAACCTGCTGTGACCTTAGTTGATGCCGAAGGCAATGAATTGTACTTGCCTAACACTAACCAGCCTGCACACTACATGCTGCCAAACAAGTCGATTTTGAGCTTGGCCAATGGCGATATGGTTAGCATTGGTGACGTTATTGCGCGTATTCCTCAAGAGGGTTCAAAAACGCGTGATATTACCGGTGGTCTGCCGCGTGTTGCCGACTTGTTTGAAGCGCGTAAACCGAAAGAGCCTTCAATCTTGGCGGAGATATCCGGTACGGTATCGTTCGGTAAAGAAACTAAAGGTAAGCGCCGCCTTGTTATTACGCCACCAAATGGTGAAGTAATGGAAGATGGCTCTACGCACTACGAAGTGCTGATTCCTAAGCATCGTCAGTTAACCGTGTTCGAAGGTGAAGCGGTAACTAAGGGTGAGGTTGTGTCAGATGGCCCATCTAACCCGCATGACATCTTAAGGTTGAAGGGCGTGGCGGCGTTGGCAGATTACATCACCAACGAAATCCAAGACGTTTACCGCTTACAGGGTGTAAAAATTAACGATAAGCACATCGAGGTTATTGTTCGCCAGATGTTGCGCAAAGTTGAAATCACAGAAATGGGTGATTCTGACTTCGTTAAGGGCGAACAGGCGGAATTTGTACGCGTGCTTGAGCAAAACGAAAAGCTGCGTGCTGAAGGCAAGCAGCCTGCGCGTTATGTGCGTGAGCTGTTGGGTATTACTAAGGCCTCTTTGGCAACAGAGTCGTTTATTTCGGCGGCATCGTTCCAGGAGACCACACGTGTACTTACTGAGGCTGCGGTAACCGGTAAGGTTGATACCTTGCGCGGTTTGAAAGAAAACGTTGTTGTGGGTCGACTTATTCCTGCGGGAACCGGTTTGGCTTATCACAAAGAGCGTCGTCGTAAGCGTGAGCAAGTTGAGGAAGTTGTTACAGAGACAGTTAGTGCAGCGGAAGTTGAAGCCGCACTTACAGAAGCGCTGCGCTCAAGTAATGATTAATTTTCAGGCAATCACTGCTTGACCTTGCTGGGTGGCGCATTTAGAATGCGCCACCCGCATTTTGCGGGCGGGTTATTAGCACCCGTTTTTGTTTAATAGCTGTTTAATTGCAGCGTAATTTATTTTGGAGTTTTTTCCATGGCAACGATCAACCAGTTGGTTCGTAAGCCGAGAAAACGTAAAGTACAGAAGAGTGACGTTCCTGCGTTGCAAAACTGTCCTCAGCGTCGCGGTGTTTGCACCCGCGTTTACACCACAACCCCTAAGAAGCCAAACTCTGCCTTGCGTAAAGTTTGTCGTGTTCGCTTAACTAGCGGCTACGAAGTGACTTCTTACATTGGTGGTGAAGGGCACAATTTGCAGGAGCACAGTGTTGTTTTGATTCGTGGCGGTCGTGTTAAAGATTTGCCAGGTGTTCGTTACCACACTGTTCGCGGTTCGCTTGACACCTCTGGTGTTGCAGATCGTAAACAAGCTCGTTCTAAGTACGGTGCCAAGCGTCCTAAATAAGGTTGCTTAACGTTTTTAAGTCTTAAGATCCAGTAAGGCTGAGCTAGTACCATCTAGGTGGTTTAGTCTCAGGCAAACCTGAATTAAAGTGAGTGTAGTTATATGCCAAGAAGACGCGTCGTCGCAAAACGTGAGATTCTTCCGGATCCAAAGTTTGGAGATCAAACTTTGGCTAAGTTTATGAACCACGTAATGGTCAGCGGTAAGAAATCTGTCGCTGAGCGCATTGTATATGGTGCTTTAGATGTCGTTGCTGAAAAAACCAGCAAGGACCCATTGGAAGTTTTCCAAGAAGCATTAGAAAATGTTGCCCCTATGGTTGAGGTTAAGTCTCGCCGTGTTGGTGGTGCAACTTACCAAGTGCCTGTTGAGGTTCGCCCATCACGTCGCACAGCTTTGGCTATGCGCTGGTTGGTTGATTACTCGCGTGGTCGTGGTGAAAAGTCTATGGCTTTCCGCTTAGCGGGTGAGCTAATTGATGCATCTCAAAGTAAAGGTGCAGCAGTTAAGAAACGTGAAGACGTACACCGTATGGCTGAAGCGAACAAAGCGTTCTCGCATTTTCGTTTCTAAGCTTTATGTTGTGTTTGCAACGAAAAGGCAGCTATTTTTGCTGCCTTTTCGTTGTTTATCTGGCTTATTTTTTAGTCAAACTAATTATTTATAAGAATTCTGAGGAACGGCATAGTGGCACGTAAAACTCCAATTTCGCGTTACCGCAATATTGGTATTTGTGCGCACGTTGATGCGGGTAAAACCACAACAACGGAGCGAGTGCTTTTTTATACTGGCGTTTCACATAAAATCGGCGAAGTGCACGATGGTGCCGCGACGATGGATTGGATGGCTCAAGAGCAAGAGCGGGGGATTACTATTACCTCAGCCGCGACTACCTGTTTTTGGAAGGGTATGGCGCAGCAGTTTGATGAGCATCGAATCAATATTATTGATACACCTGGCCACGTAGACTTCACAATTGAGGTAGAGCGTTCGCTCCGTGTGCTAGATGGTGCGGTTGTTGTATTGTGTGGCTCCTCTGGTGTGCAGCCCCAAACAGAAACCGTATGGCGTCAGGCCAATAAGTACGAAGTTCCGCGAATGGTTTTCGTGAATAAAATGGACCGTACAGGTGCTGATTTCCGTCGTGTTGTCGAGCAGCTGAAAACGCGTCTCGGCGCTAATGCAGTGCCGCTGCATATGACAATAGGCGCTGAAGAAGATTTTAAAGGCGTTGTCGATTTAGTTAAAAATAAAGCAATACTCTGGAGTGAGCAGGATCAGGGTGTTTCTTTTGAGTATGCTGATATTCCCGCAGATTTGGCCGAAGAGTGTGCTGAAATGCGCGAATTTGTGGTTGAATCAGCCGCTGAAGCTACCGATGAGTTAATGGAAAAGTACCTCGAGGGCGGGGAGTTAACCGAAGAAGAGATTAAGTTCGGTATCCGTAAGCTCACGCTAGAGAATAAGCTTGTCCCTGTGTTGGGTGGCTCGGCCTTTAAAAATAAAGGTGTGCAGGCTGTTCTGGATGCGGTAATTGAGTATTTGCCCGCTCCCGATCAGGTTAAGGCTATTGAGGGGATTCTTGATGATAAGGACTCTTCGGTTGCGACGCGTGAAGCAGACGATAGCGCACCTTTCGCAGCGCTGGCCTTTAAGATCGCGACGGATCCTTTTGTGGGTACGTTAACTTTTTTCCGAGTTTACTCTGGCACCCTAAAGCAGGGAGATTCAGTTTTTAATCCGGTGAAGGGTAAGAAAGAGCGTGTAGGTCGCATGGTGCAAATGCATGCGAATCAGCGCGAAGAAATTAAAGAAGTCTTGGCGGGTGATATTGCCGCTGGGATAGGCTTTAAGGATGTCACCACTGGGGATACATTGTGTTCGCAGGATGGTGTAATTACCTTGGAGCGCATGGAGTTTCCTGAGCCTGTAATTTCGGTGGCAGTAGAGCCGCGAACACAGGCTGATCAAGAAAAAATGGGGATAGCGTTAGGCAAGTTGGCGCAAGAGGATCCTTCCTTTCAGGTGAAAACTGACGAGGAGACGGGCCAAACTATTATTTCTGGAATGGGTGAGCTTCACTTAGATATTCTTGTTGACCGCATGAGTCGAGAGTTTGGGGTTCAAGCCAATATTGGTAAGCCTCAAGTTGCCTATCGCGAAGCGATTCGTAATTCGTGTGAGATCGAGGGTAAGTTTGTTCGTCAGTCTGGCGGTCGCGGCCAGTACGGGCATGTTTGGATTAAGTTTGAGCCAGGTGAGGATGAATCTTCAGAAGGGCTTGAGTTTGTGAATGAGGTCGTAGGTGGTGTTGTGCCTAAAGATTTTATTCCAGCAATCCAAAAGGGCATTGAAGAGCAAATGAAAAACGGTGTAGTAGCCGGGTATCCTTTGCTTGGATTAAAGGCGACAATTTACGACGGTTCGTATCATGATGTTGACTCTTCTGAAATGGCCTTTAAGATTGCTGCCTCGATGGCAACTAAAAAGCTGGTTGAGTTTGGTGGTGCGGTGCTGTTGGAGCCCGTGATGAAGGTTGAGGTCGTCACTCCCGAAGAAAATATGGGAGATGTAGTTGGCGATTTAAATCGACGTCGAGGGTTGATCTTGGGTATGGATGAAAGTGTTTCCGGTAAGGTTGTCACGGCTGAAGTACCTTTGGCAGAAATGTTTGGCTATGCAACGGCCGTCCGTTCTGCCACACAAGGTCGCGCGACTTATGCCATGGAGTTCTGCAAATATGCAGAGGTGCCAGGTAATGTTGCGCAGGACATCATCGCTAGAATCTGACTGTAAAAATTTAACTGTAAGATGGTACCGGCGAATAATTGGTTTTTATCTGACTTCACTAAAGTAATTTCTTAAGAGGACTTTAAAAGTGGCAAAAGAAAAATTTGAACGTAATAAACCCCACGTTAACGTCGGTACTATCGGCCACGTTGACCACGGTAAAACAACTTTGACTGCAGCATTGACTCGCGTATGTGCTGAAGTTTTTGGCGGTACTGCTGTTGCTTTCGACGGTATTGATAACGCTCCAGAAGAAAAAGCGCGTGGTATAACCATTGCGACTTCTCACGTTGAGTATGATTCACCAACTCGCCACTACGCGCACGTAGATTGCCCAGGTCACGCCGATTATGTTAAAAACATGATTACTGGTGCTGCTCAAATGGATGGCGCTATCTTGGTTTGTGGTACTACCGATGGCCCAATGCCACAAACGCGTGAGCACATCTTGTTGTCTCGCCAGGTTGGTGTTCCTTTCATCGTTGTGTTCTTGAACAAAGCTGACCTTCTTGCTGAAGATTGTGGCGGCGTTGATTCAGAAGAATATGCAGAAATGCTTGAGCTTGTTGAAATGGAAATTCGTGACTTGTTGTCAGCTTACGAATTCCCTGGCGACGACACTCCAATCATTGCAGGTTCTGCATTGATGGCATTGGAAGGTAAAGACGAGAACGAGCTTGGCACAACCGCTGTTAAGAAATTGGTTGAAGCTTTGGATTCTTACATTCCTGAGCCTGAGCGTGACATCGACAAGCCATTCATTATGCCTATCGAAGATGTATTCTCTATTTCTGGTCGTGGTACTGTTGTAACTGGTCGTGTAGAGCGTGGTATTGTTAAAGTTGGTGAGGAAATCGAAATTATCGGTATCCGCGAAACGACTAAAACAACCTGTACTGGTGTAGAGATGTTCCGCAAGCTTCTTGACGAAGGTCGCGCTGGTGAGAACGTTGGTGTTCTTTTGCGTGGTACTAAGCGTGAAGATGTTGAGCGCGGTCAAGTTTTGGCTAAGCCTGGTTCAATTAATCCACACACCAAGTTCGAAGCAGAAGTTTACGTATTGTCTAAAGATGAAGGTGGTCGTCACACTCCATTCTTTAAAGGCTATCGTCCACAGTTCTACTTCCGTACCACTGACATCACTGGTGCTTGTGAGCTTCCAGATGGCGTTGAAATGGTAATGCCTGGCGATAACATCAAAATGAACGTTACTTTGATCAACCCTGTTGCGATGGACGAAGGCTTGCGCTTCGCTATCCGTGAAGGTGGTCGTACCGTTGGTGCTGGTGTTGTAGCAAAAATCGTAGAGTAATATTTGCGATTTAGCCTTAGGGCTTGAAAAGGGGAGCTAATGGCTCCCCTTTTTTGTGGTTGTTCACAAAAGTGCTGGGTTGCCCAAAAAATATGCGATTATTTTTGTTCTGCTGTTGACATGGTGTTGCCCCCAACATAGAATGCCGCCTCCATTTTGAGTGGGCCCATAAGGCGCCTGCCCAAAAGTTCTTTAAAAATTACTGGAGTTTTGGTTCAAATGCAGAATCAACGCATACGAATTCGCTTAAAAGCGTTTGATCACAAGTTGATCGATGCTTCGACGCAAGAAATTGTTGAAACAGCAAAGCGTACTGGTGCGCAGGTTCGCGGTCCTATCCCGCTACCTACACGCAAAGA
Protein-coding regions in this window:
- the rpoC gene encoding DNA-directed RNA polymerase subunit beta', with amino-acid sequence MKDLLNILKNQGQADEFDGIRIGLSSPEMIRSWSFGEVKKPETINYRTFKPEREGLFCAKIFGPVKDYECLCGKYKRMKHRGIICEKCGVEVTLAKVRRDRMAHIELAAPCAHIWFLKSLPSRIGLLLDMTLRSIERVLYFESYVVVDPGMTTLERGQLLTDEQYFEAMEEFGDDFDAKMGAEAIQRLMMDIDLDAEAQMLREEIPNTNSETKIKKLSKRLKLVEAFINSGNKPQWMVLEALPVLPPDLRPLVPLDGGRFATSDLNDLYRRVINRNNRLKRLLDLNAPDIIVRNEKRMLQESVDALLDNGRRGRAITGSNKRPLKSLADMIKGKQGRFRQNLLGKRVDYSGRSVIVTGPTLRLHQCGLPKKMALELFKPFIFSKLELRGLATTIKAAKKMVEREEPVVWDILDEVIREHPVLLNRAPTLHRLGIQAFEPVLIEGKAIQLHPLVCAAYNADFDGDQMAVHVPLTIEAQLEARALMMSTNNILSPASGEPIIVPSQDVVLGLYWMTRERVNGLGEGMAFSDAQEVSRAFYAGKVHLQSRIKCRINDIIMSEDGETEETKKLVETTVGRILLWEIVPDGVPFELINRNMVKKAISTVINFCYRIVGLKATVIFADQLMYMGYDFSTKSGSSIGVNDFQIPDEKAELIGRAEAEVKEIETQYASGLVTQGEKYNKVIDIWSRANDLVAKSMMEGISTEPVINKAGEEEKQASFNSVFMYADSGARGSPAQIRQLAGMRGLMARPDGSIIETPITANFREGLNVLQYFISTHGARKGLADTALKTANSGYLTRRLVDVAQDVVITEVDCGTDRGLTMTPVIEGGDIIESLGDRILGRVIAQDVVRPGSDEILVPAGTIIDEKWVERVEHMAIDEVIVRSAINCETRHGICAQCYGRDLARGHRANVGEAIGVIAAQSIGEPGTQLTMRTFHIGGAASRASAVDNVQIKQDGTIRLHNIKTVSREDGSLVAVSRSGEIAVADATGRERERYKIPYGAVISAKEGAEVAGGAIVAKWDPHTHPIITEMTGKVILSGMEDGLSVRRQQDAITGLSSIEIMDPSERPSAGKDLKPAVTLVDAEGNELYLPNTNQPAHYMLPNKSILSLANGDMVSIGDVIARIPQEGSKTRDITGGLPRVADLFEARKPKEPSILAEISGTVSFGKETKGKRRLVITPPNGEVMEDGSTHYEVLIPKHRQLTVFEGEAVTKGEVVSDGPSNPHDILRLKGVAALADYITNEIQDVYRLQGVKINDKHIEVIVRQMLRKVEITEMGDSDFVKGEQAEFVRVLEQNEKLRAEGKQPARYVRELLGITKASLATESFISAASFQETTRVLTEAAVTGKVDTLRGLKENVVVGRLIPAGTGLAYHKERRRKREQVEEVVTETVSAAEVEAALTEALRSSND
- the rpsL gene encoding 30S ribosomal protein S12, whose translation is MATINQLVRKPRKRKVQKSDVPALQNCPQRRGVCTRVYTTTPKKPNSALRKVCRVRLTSGYEVTSYIGGEGHNLQEHSVVLIRGGRVKDLPGVRYHTVRGSLDTSGVADRKQARSKYGAKRPK
- the rpsG gene encoding 30S ribosomal protein S7 is translated as MPRRRVVAKREILPDPKFGDQTLAKFMNHVMVSGKKSVAERIVYGALDVVAEKTSKDPLEVFQEALENVAPMVEVKSRRVGGATYQVPVEVRPSRRTALAMRWLVDYSRGRGEKSMAFRLAGELIDASQSKGAAVKKREDVHRMAEANKAFSHFRF
- the fusA gene encoding elongation factor G — its product is MARKTPISRYRNIGICAHVDAGKTTTTERVLFYTGVSHKIGEVHDGAATMDWMAQEQERGITITSAATTCFWKGMAQQFDEHRINIIDTPGHVDFTIEVERSLRVLDGAVVVLCGSSGVQPQTETVWRQANKYEVPRMVFVNKMDRTGADFRRVVEQLKTRLGANAVPLHMTIGAEEDFKGVVDLVKNKAILWSEQDQGVSFEYADIPADLAEECAEMREFVVESAAEATDELMEKYLEGGELTEEEIKFGIRKLTLENKLVPVLGGSAFKNKGVQAVLDAVIEYLPAPDQVKAIEGILDDKDSSVATREADDSAPFAALAFKIATDPFVGTLTFFRVYSGTLKQGDSVFNPVKGKKERVGRMVQMHANQREEIKEVLAGDIAAGIGFKDVTTGDTLCSQDGVITLERMEFPEPVISVAVEPRTQADQEKMGIALGKLAQEDPSFQVKTDEETGQTIISGMGELHLDILVDRMSREFGVQANIGKPQVAYREAIRNSCEIEGKFVRQSGGRGQYGHVWIKFEPGEDESSEGLEFVNEVVGGVVPKDFIPAIQKGIEEQMKNGVVAGYPLLGLKATIYDGSYHDVDSSEMAFKIAASMATKKLVEFGGAVLLEPVMKVEVVTPEENMGDVVGDLNRRRGLILGMDESVSGKVVTAEVPLAEMFGYATAVRSATQGRATYAMEFCKYAEVPGNVAQDIIARI
- the tuf gene encoding elongation factor Tu, yielding MAKEKFERNKPHVNVGTIGHVDHGKTTLTAALTRVCAEVFGGTAVAFDGIDNAPEEKARGITIATSHVEYDSPTRHYAHVDCPGHADYVKNMITGAAQMDGAILVCGTTDGPMPQTREHILLSRQVGVPFIVVFLNKADLLAEDCGGVDSEEYAEMLELVEMEIRDLLSAYEFPGDDTPIIAGSALMALEGKDENELGTTAVKKLVEALDSYIPEPERDIDKPFIMPIEDVFSISGRGTVVTGRVERGIVKVGEEIEIIGIRETTKTTCTGVEMFRKLLDEGRAGENVGVLLRGTKREDVERGQVLAKPGSINPHTKFEAEVYVLSKDEGGRHTPFFKGYRPQFYFRTTDITGACELPDGVEMVMPGDNIKMNVTLINPVAMDEGLRFAIREGGRTVGAGVVAKIVE